aagatgATGATTTTACACAAGGAAATGCCTTTGCAGCTTTAGTAGCAGCACGCTGCATGTCTCTTATGGAAGATGAAGATTTAACGCGTGGTAGAACACATGCTGCTTCAGGAAAATTCAAAGAAGCAGACTCGCCCTTGAGAGCTAAGGCGGCTACATCATAAGCCTTAGCAGCCATGTCTGGACAAGGCCAAGTCCCAAGCCATACACgagatttcttttttggatgcCTAAGCTCGCAAACCCATTTCCCATTCCTTTCCCGAACGCCTTTGTAGACCGGGTGTCGCGTCTCCTGGAACTTCTTCCTCCCTGCCTTTCTCTTTTGCATGCCACTTTGTGGTTGAGTTTGCAAGTGTGAAGTACATTGGTGGTACATGATGTGTGAGTTTGTAGGTGATGTTCCTTCTCTAAGAGCCATGAATATGAATTATGTACGTGACTTATCCGTACACATAactcaaacataaaaaataacccCAAGAGATTGGTTTAGTAGTTTCAAACCTCATACTTACGATGTATGAGATCCGAATTCAACTCTCGTAACGAAAATTTGAGAACTATTTGAAACAATTTTTCCAAATTACTAAGATGTGTATGACATAGAGTCATAGAGATTGTACTAACCTAAGAATTAGtcaagtattttaaaaattttgaacacaaACATTAGCCGAGAGAGAGAATTTATACTAACATTAGGCGGAGAATGGAGATGAGAGAAGCAGCTTTTGAGGGTTTTTAAGGCACAAGGAAGATAAGAGGAGCAGTGGTTTTAAACGTGGTCTAAAATACAAAATCTTTAAATATTCCCCACGTGGGAACGGAAAGCTTTACATAATACaatacaatacttttttttccacaaagaaGCTAATCTTTTGTCTGACCACACATAACAATTTGTCAATTTAGCGATAAGAATGGAAAATCTTGGTCTCAATCCTGAGCCCAAACagtcatttaataaaaaaaatttacatagcACGTGTGGTTAGTTTAGTATGAACTTGAAGGAGAACCAATTTGAATTTCATACTATTACATCGTGAAAAAGATCGACATTAGTTACTTTTGGTTATTCAGCCAATATATATGTTGGTCACGTtatcaatgaattttttttatttattatttttggaaagtgagTTCTTGACTTCATAGATGGTGGAAATATTTGACAACAAAAAGTATCTTTCtcaatcctatatatataattcattgCATATATAATCATGAACAAAAGACTACAAAAAGAGAGTGCCTGACTAGTAAGCACACTGAGCAGCGCTCATCATGTTAAATTTGTCCAAGAATTGATTAATATCTTAAGTttaaactatataaaaatatatataataacaggAATTGTTTAACTAATAATTATTTAGAATGGTGGTTTATATTCACCTCGATATTCTTTATGATATTTTGTAATGAgtctaaaaaaaaggtaatattaTTAGAGAGAATTCTTTGATCagctttaataaataaataagacaaaaagaaaactgACTTAAAGCTATGATGGAAACACGTGGCCTCTTAACTATGCTAAAAGCCTTGTAATTTTGTGGTTTTGCATGGTCCTTTCTTCCACTTATTACAATAATTGAATTAtccaaatttaaaaacttagactTCTAATTTTACTATacattaagggtctgtttggaaaCAGCTTATTTTAcagaatttgaaaaaattttgctaaaaatactgtaaataaagataaaattaagttagctgaaataatacaacgagactcataaataatactaaaaagcgTAGTGGTGCCCgtgaataataacaaaaataagctgaatagtaaaataatctaGCTTTTTAAGTGGGTGCTAAACACACACTAAGTAAGCAATACACACGTTAATTCatagaaatttttaaaattataaaaaattaagataaaaaataatggaGAATATATACAACTCTCACAATAAGATACATAACAAAAGTTGTTAACTTATGATCATTttcaaagaaataataataataaattattactataatattttttactttttttgaaaataaatgatgaaatttatttaaaatttctaaatgtatttgaTTAAAAGTTTgagtataaatatattttactcTTACAACTAATTAGAAGCCCATTTtcttctcaattaaaaaaataattatgatagAAGCCCATTTTGTACTTCTGGGCTAAGATTTCATTGGGCTCAGGAGCACTCCATCGGTCCAGAATCAAATGCTGAATCGCCCACCAAAGCTCTTTGCTCACTCGCAGTTATGGTCCTATGGAGCCTATACACTACCTCCGGTtacattcataaatatatatatatatatatatatatatatatatagacacacaaaTACTAGCCACATGCTCTTTGAACGTgcgatgaaactttttttttggcctaatgtcatttttatttttttgaataagtttgttttgaagacataaattaataaaatattatcatattttatACACATTTTAAGCCgagtttgaaatatattttttactcaattatattcaaattttttactcATTGAAACCAACTTGGCAATGTTTTCGTAGATTGTCCTCTCCTCTGATCCTACCTTACATCCAACAAAAAACACATTATTTTCTGGAGAATAGGCTGCCATGTTTCCTTGGTGAGGCCGCTGGCTTTTGCTTTCTATGCCCatcttttctttaaataaattatggcACTGATCACAATCTGACAAGTTCTGGAAAGGAAAATTCGTATCTAAAGATAGCTTGTTCCAAATCAACTTGGCAATGCTCGGAGGGGGCACCTTACTGAGAGTGCAGACTACAGATTATGGGTAAAGTTGGCAGCAACTcatgtaaaatgaaataaagacaactgtgacaaaaataaataaatggtgaAAATCAATTGTAGAGTAGACCCAATAACAATACATGACACTAAATACCATATCTTTTATAATATGGGGAGATTTTACCATAATCTAATTCCACTCTTACGTTTTATAAGCTTGCATGCTTGTTAAATTTAATggttattaaatatttaaatccattagaatcatgatttttttgaaatccaaccgtaataatttaaaattttggccAACGACATTTTTAGGAATTTTTagcatataaattttgaattcaaattctctTCCCTACTTTCTATAGGTCTGTTTGGAATCGGCTTATTTTGccgaaattgaaaattttttgctgaaaatactatagataaagatataaattagctgaaatagtaaaGTAAGACCCACAAATAGTACCTAAAAGTACAGTAGATCCCATAAATAATTGTagaaataagctgaatagtaaaataaactagcGTTTTAAGCTGGAGCCAAATGCACACTATATACACTCATAAGTACTTTCGGTGTAAACTTAGAAAAAGCAATATTTTCGTTGCTCTCAATTCTCAAGTCAAGAAGACAATCATTTTCTATAGAATTCAAGGCTCCTTTGGTCGATGCACAAGTCTATATAAACCAGGTTTTCAGAGGAGGATTCTATCGCTCATTCCACCACTCAATTTCCTCATTCTCCTATGTGAGTTGATCACCTTCTTAGTAAAATTGTATTCTAGATATTTCTATTGAGAATTCAATTCAATTCTCACAAATACCTTGTACTTGTAACTTGCAAGTACTTTCATGTTATTTAAAGTTTGTATATCTAgtgtaattttaattaatattacaccacttaatgtttttaatgagattgatattttaaaaatcttgttGTTGCATTACattttctctatattcttaacacatatcaaatttcatgtcaatcaatgttatttactattttattcataaagtcataattttataatataaaaacttgaaatttaaaatcataaagtcataattttattcataaaGTTATACTTAGTATAACTTGTTGGATTTAAAATAATTGTGCCTAATACTTCAGTGTCATTAATGAGCAGTGATAGAGGGCTTGGCCAATCATATTCTGCAAGATATTTTGTGTGTAAACTCATCCCTTTGAAGAAATACTACAATTCTCATAAATGGCTTTTGtataattttccaaataaaacAAGGTTTACgtaatattttattctctctttttcaacaaca
This genomic stretch from Castanea sativa cultivar Marrone di Chiusa Pesio chromosome 9, ASM4071231v1 harbors:
- the LOC142608584 gene encoding dehydration-responsive element-binding protein 1B-like; amino-acid sequence: MALREGTSPTNSHIMYHQCTSHLQTQPQSGMQKRKAGRKKFQETRHPVYKGVRERNGKWVCELRHPKKKSRVWLGTWPCPDMAAKAYDVAALALKGESASLNFPEAACVLPRVKSSSSIRDMQRAATKAAKAFPCVKSSSCSSSSSSSSSSSISSPSLPLSLSMVAASRKLFLDEEELFNMPRLLDSMAEGLIITPLSMQKGFNWDDLENNTMDLTLRRD